A single region of the Biomaibacter acetigenes genome encodes:
- a CDS encoding aspartate carbamoyltransferase catalytic subunit — protein sequence MRGGNTVLSQKHLLGLEKATKRDIEQILDTAESFKEIIDRDVKKVPTLRGKSVVNLFYEPSTRTRTSFELAGKYLSADTINFSSSGSSVQKGESLKDTAKTLEMMGIDAVVIRHSSSGAAEFLSRHVSAKVINAGDGTHEHPTQALLDMLTVREKKGTLSGFKVAILGDILHSRVARSNIFGFTKMGSEVYVAGPQTLMPREIEKMGAKVAKNMDEAIDGADVVMALRIQLERQKKGLFPSQREYSRLFGIDKKRLSLAKPDALLLHPGPVNRGVEISSEIMDGSQSVINEQVKSGVAIRMAVLYLLIGGARQ from the coding sequence ATGAGAGGAGGAAATACCGTGTTAAGCCAGAAACATCTTCTGGGACTGGAAAAGGCGACAAAACGGGACATAGAGCAGATTCTCGACACTGCGGAATCTTTTAAAGAAATAATCGATAGAGACGTGAAAAAAGTGCCCACCCTCCGGGGCAAGTCTGTGGTGAACCTCTTTTACGAACCCAGCACCAGGACCCGCACATCCTTCGAGCTGGCGGGCAAATACCTGAGCGCCGACACCATAAACTTTTCCTCATCGGGCAGCAGCGTGCAAAAGGGCGAAAGCCTCAAGGACACCGCAAAGACCCTGGAAATGATGGGGATAGATGCTGTGGTTATCCGCCACAGCTCCTCGGGAGCCGCCGAGTTTTTAAGCCGCCATGTGAGCGCGAAAGTTATCAATGCCGGTGACGGTACCCATGAGCACCCCACCCAGGCACTCCTCGACATGCTGACGGTGAGGGAGAAAAAGGGAACATTATCGGGATTCAAAGTGGCTATACTGGGAGATATTCTGCACAGCCGCGTGGCCAGGTCCAACATCTTCGGTTTCACAAAGATGGGTTCAGAAGTCTACGTGGCCGGCCCCCAGACTCTTATGCCCCGAGAAATAGAAAAAATGGGGGCAAAGGTGGCAAAAAATATGGACGAGGCCATTGATGGAGCTGATGTGGTGATGGCCCTCAGGATTCAGCTGGAAAGACAGAAAAAAGGGCTGTTCCCATCCCAGCGGGAATATTCAAGGCTCTTCGGCATAGACAAAAAGAGGCTATCCCTGGCAAAGCCCGATGCTCTGCTGCTCCATCCCGGACCTGTAAACCGGGGTGTGGAGATATCCTCGGAAATAATGGACGGCAGCCAGTCCGTGATAAATGAACAGGTAAAGAGCGGTGTGGCCATCCGCATGGCCGTATTATATCTCTTGATAGGAGGTGCCCGTCAATGA
- a CDS encoding asparaginase, with amino-acid sequence MTQKKKIAFLATGGTIASAKGPEGLRPAFTEKEMIELVPELSDIADIQGKLIMNIDSSNMQPEDWKVIATEIVEALKKCDGVVLSHGTDTMAYTSSALTYMLMDLKKPVAVTGAQKSIGEEQSDAAKNLVDSFKVAASGVPGVFLVFNGDIIIGDRATKMKTASFDAFSSVNAPPAGKVRESGRGCADSKKLIIEWNDEVLWQETRRIKQVWAKLKNESGRGCVDSSIDPQSRPIKGLEEEPVILYDNLDPRVLLVKLYPGIEPEVLLLAREKGYHSVLIESFGSGGVPFREPRNLLPAIEELISSGITVAVTTQVPFEGVNLSLYEVGVKALEAGAISMGDMTREAALVRLMMHML; translated from the coding sequence CGGCCTTCACCGAAAAAGAAATGATAGAGCTGGTGCCGGAACTTTCGGATATAGCCGATATCCAGGGAAAACTCATAATGAACATCGACAGTTCCAATATGCAGCCCGAAGACTGGAAGGTTATTGCCACTGAGATTGTTGAGGCTCTCAAAAAATGTGACGGTGTAGTCCTTTCCCACGGCACCGACACCATGGCCTATACTTCTTCGGCTCTTACCTACATGCTCATGGACCTCAAAAAGCCCGTGGCCGTAACCGGCGCTCAAAAGTCCATAGGGGAAGAGCAAAGCGATGCCGCAAAAAACCTCGTGGACAGCTTCAAAGTGGCGGCTTCGGGAGTGCCCGGCGTCTTCCTGGTGTTTAACGGCGATATCATTATCGGTGACAGAGCCACCAAAATGAAGACCGCAAGTTTTGACGCCTTTTCCAGCGTAAATGCGCCCCCGGCGGGAAAAGTCCGTGAGTCAGGGAGAGGTTGCGCTGACTCAAAAAAGTTAATCATAGAGTGGAATGATGAGGTACTCTGGCAGGAAACCAGAAGGATAAAGCAAGTCTGGGCCAAACTCAAAAATGAGTCAGGGAGAGGTTGCGTTGACTCAAGCATCGACCCACAATCCCGCCCCATCAAAGGCCTGGAAGAGGAGCCCGTAATACTCTATGATAACCTCGATCCCCGGGTTTTGCTGGTCAAGCTCTATCCCGGCATAGAGCCCGAAGTCCTGCTGCTGGCCAGGGAAAAAGGTTATCATTCCGTACTCATTGAAAGCTTCGGTTCCGGCGGAGTGCCTTTCCGGGAGCCCCGAAATCTTCTGCCGGCCATAGAAGAGCTCATTTCATCCGGCATCACCGTGGCTGTCACTACGCAGGTGCCCTTCGAAGGAGTGAACCTCTCCCTCTACGAAGTAGGGGTCAAAGCCCTGGAAGCCGGTGCCATCTCCATGGGTGACATGACACGGGAAGCCGCCCTGGTGAGGCTCATGATGCACATGCTATAG